In Anopheles arabiensis isolate DONGOLA chromosome 2, AaraD3, whole genome shotgun sequence, the genomic window GTTGTGTCGTCTTATCAAACCGGCTGACAGAGCGTTGCGACCCGTTGACCATTAATTGATGATCGGTCCCCGGTTTAATTTCgctttttgtgcaaattcCTTACTACTCCCGTCACAGCTGAAGCCATGGAGACAACTATACTGCCGGACCTTAGCGAACAGTTTGGAGCGGACGATCCATCGGCCACTGCGAACAGCACCGTCGTGGACGATCTCTCCGACTTTCTGCACCACGCGTGGAACGATGCGTTCTGGCTTTCGGGCCTGCTGGTACTGCTGACCCTGCTCGGTTGCTTCTGCTGCCATCATTCCGATCTGCGCGAGCGTCTAGTCGGTGCCAGGATGCGCATTGCCTGCTGCTCGCTCATCTACCGCAAGACGCTGCGCATGTCGCGGAAGGCGGCCGGTCAAACGCCCGCTGGCTACATGATCAATCTGCTGTCGAACGATGTGAGCCGGCTGGATTATGGGTTCATCTACGTCCACTACGTCTGGGTGTTGCCGTTTCAGGTAAGTCGGGCTCGGCCACAGTTCGCGCACGGTGGATGATGCTAAAGGGCCGGTTTCTTGCGTTACAGGCATGCTTTACCTGCTACCTGATCTGGCGCCGTGTCCAGTGGGCAGCAATTGTCGGGGTGGTCGGGCTGCTCGTTAAAACGATCCCCGTCCAGACCGGGCTGAGCCGGCTGAGCTCGATCATTCGTATGCGCGTCGCGAAAAAGACGGACCAGCGCGTTGGCATCATGAACGAGCTGATACAGGGCATCCAGGTGATCAAGATGTACGCCTGGGAGAAACCGTTCCACAAGGTCGTGTCGTTGGCGCGCAAGAAGGAGGTGCGCCAGATCCGCTGGGCATCGTACATCCGGGGCATCTACCTGAGCACGATGGTGTTTACCGAACGGTCGACTCTGTTTCTCGCGATCGCGTGCTGCGTGATCGAGGGACGCGCCATCACCGCGGACATTGTCTTCCCGATGGCCCAGTTCTTCAACATCCTTCAGCTAACGGCGGCCATCTTCTATCCGCTGGCCGTTTCGCTCGGTGCCGAAGCGCTCGTATCGATCGACCGCATCCAGGAGTTCCTGGCGCTGCAGGAGCACGACGCAACGCCACCATCGGCGTCGGCCACCGGCGGGCTGAAGCGCAATCTGAACGATCTGCACCTGCTGGCCGAGCACGACAACAAACCGGCGATCGAGCTGCAGAACGTGACGGCCAGCTGGGAGGAGACGACCGACAAAACGCTCAAAGACATCAGCGTCAAGATCGAGCCGGGTCGATTGCTGGCCGTTATTGGGCCGGTCGGGGCTGGCAAGAGCTCGCTGCTGCAGATGCTGCTCGGTGAGCTGCCGATACAGAACGGCACGGCCACGATCAACGGGGACGTGTCGTACGGCTCGCAAGAGCCGTGGCTGTTCAATGGCACGGTGCGGAACAACATTCTGTTCGGTTTGCCGTACGATCGGCACCGGTATCAGGCGGTGGTGCGTCACTGTGCCCTCACGACCGACTTCCAGCAGCTGCCGGATGGGGATAAAACGGTGGTGGGTGAACGGGGCACTTCCCTGTCCGGGGGTCAGCGTGCTCGCGTGAGTTTGGCACGGGCGGTGTACAACAACGCGTCCATCTACTTGCTGGACGATCCGCTCAGCGCGGTCGATGCACACGTCGGCAAGCATCTGTTCGATGAGGTGATCGGTCCGCGCGGCTATCTGGCACAGAAGCAGAAGGCTACGCGGGTGCTAGTGACGCACCAGGTACACTTCCTGAAGGAAGCCGACTGGATCGTGATCATCGAGGGAGGGAAAATCGTGACCCAGGGCACGTACACGGAGCTGGCGAACGGCAAGGTTGACTTTGGCAAGCTGCTCAAGTCCGGCGAGCCGGAGAAGGGCGGGGCGGACGATAGTGTACTGGCGGCGGACATTCCGGAGGATGAGATTCCCTTCATTGACGGCGTTACGCTCGATGGGTATAAGCTGCTGAAGGGAAGTACCGTTTCGTTGCGTGGCGTTACACCCAGCTCCTGTGCGGTAAGTCGGAAGCAGAGCAGATTGTCGTCGCTCTTTTGGTTTGCAGCGTTTTAAACAAATGTGCATTTTACTTTCAGTCAAGTGTGGCCGACAACCTTGGCCGCCAGGTAGCGGAGGACCAGGCAGAGGGTACCATTTCGTGGCGCATTTGGGCAACGTACTTCCTCTCCGGTGGCAACGTGCTGATGCTACTGTTCACCTTCCTGATGCTGCTGTTCTCGCAGGCGATCGTCAGCGGATCGGACTACTTCGTCACGTACTGGACGCGACAGGAAGAGCTGCGGTTGGTGAACGAACGAGCCGTTACCACCACGACGGTCGATTTCCTCTACACGTACGGCGTGATCATTATCGGCGTGGTCGTGTTCACCATCTTCCGGGGGTATCTGTTTTTCAACATCTGCATGAAAGCGTCCCGCAATCTGCACGACCGCATGTTCGCCCGCATGCTGACCGCACCGATGCGCTTCTTCGACACGAACCCGTCCGGGCGGATCTTGAACCGCTTCTCGAAGGATATGGGCGCGATCGACGAACTGCTGCCGAAGGCGATGATCGAAGCCATTCAGATACTGCTGGTGATGACGGGTATACTGACGATGATTACGATCGTgaacccgctgctgctgctgccactgctgggAGCCGTTTTGCTGTACGCGATCGCACTCAAGCTGTATCTGCGTCCGATTCAAGACATGAAGCGGTTGGAAGGCATCAGTAAGTGGAGTTACTAGTTAGTTATAGCGGAAAGGCACAGACACTAATTTCTTTGTACTTTATAATAGCACGTAGTCCCGTGTTCTCCCACCTGTCGGCAACACTCTCCGGGCTGTCGACCATCCGTGCGAGCGGTGTTCAGGAGAAGATTCGCGAAGAGTTCGACGATCTGCAGAACGTTCATTCGGCCGTGTGGCAGCTGACGATGTCCAGCAATGCCGCTCTCGGGCTATGGCTTGACTGCATCAGTACGGCGTTCGTGGCCTGTGTGACGTTCAGCTTCATTGTGCTCCATCAAGGTACGTACCGGAACGGCCCTCCCAACACATGGTACCCTAAACCCATTCCTCCTAACCGTTGCAGATACCTACAGTGCAAACGTCGGTTTAGCCATCTCGCAGGCACTCATCCTCACCGGTATGGTACAGTACGGCATCCGACAAACGACGGAATCGATTCAGCAGATGACGGCCGTCGAGCGTGTCGTACAGTACACGGAAATTGCCTCGGAGACGGATCCGCCCAAGGTGCCGCCGGGCGACTGGCCCTGGAAGGGACAGATTCAGTTCCACAACATGTCACTCTGCTACGAGCAGGACGCACCGCCGGTGCTCAAGAACCTCGAGCTTGTGATCGAACCCACGTGGAAGGTGGGAATCGTCGGTCGAACCGGGGCCGGCAAATCGTCCCTCATCGGGGCCCTCTTCCGGTTGGCACGCATCGAAGGGCGCATCATGATTGACGGCATCGATACGGGTGTGATTTCGCTGGAAGCGTTACGCTCGAAGATATCGATCATCCCGCAGGATCCGGTACTGTTCAGCGCCACCATACGCTACAATCTCGATCCGTTCAGCCTGTACGACGACGACATGCTGTGGCGTGCGATCGGCGAAGTCGAGCTACGGTCCGCCATCAGTGGGTTGGACTTTATGGTGACAGAAGGTGGCACCAACTTCAGTGTCGGCCAGCGGCAACTAATCTGTCTCGCGCGAGCAATTCTGCGCAATAACAAAATACTGGTGCTTGACGAGGCGACTGCCAACGTAGATCCTCAGTAAGTGTGAACCTATCGAGCACTTATGAAATGGGACTAACGCTGCCTAAcacctatttttgttttctttttacccAGGACGGATGCACTGATACAGAAAACGATCCGGGAGAAGTTCAAGCACTGTACGGTGCTAACGGTTGCGCATCGCCTGCACACGGTAATGGATTCCGACCGCATACTGGTGATGGATGCCGGTGAAGCGAGGGAGTTTGACACTCCGCACATACTGCTCCAGCAGGAGGGTGGCATCCTGAAGGATATGGTCGAAGCAACGGGACCGTCCGAGTCGGAATCTCTCAAGCGCATTGCCGCGGAAACGTACGCGCAGATGGACCCGAATCGGCACCTCATGAACGGTATGCCGAACCCGTGGCGGTTTGGCAAGGAAGCGCCACAGTGAGCGTAACCCCGACAGCAAGCGATAAGTGTGTGAAGTCGGACAAACAGTGACGATGAAAGGAAGCAACTGGTACTGCCTCTTAGCTTAGTTAGAAGAGTTAGAATCGGAACAGAACATCACGCGCCTAGAGCCATTCAACAGTGAGCGCATATtgaaatgcgttttttttttaatatggaATGCTTTTGCATCGTGTTTGAGTTTAACTGATGTAGTTGATAGCGTTTATTGCTCTTACTATCTTACTATTTACCAGTGTATGCGGTACTTTAACAATCGAACGACGAACGACCTACAAAACTAAATGTACTTTAACTGTTAAGCGTCACGAAGGGCGTTGTTGAAAATGGCCAAATGTTTAcaacgaaataaaacacaattatttttAACCATGCGTGTAGATTTTTTCACGTTTCTAGAGTTTTCTCATCGGATTCTCAAAGTAAgttcaaaacatttttaaaagaaatgttaaaaaatcaaaaaataaaCCTCTCTCGTCACGTGGTCAAAGCcgttacatttaaaaaaaaataaacatcgaAGCATTCTATGTTTTTCACCTGCCGCAATTTGACAGTTATGGTAGCGGAATTGTTTTGAGCggcgatttgtttgttttcattttatcaGTTCGAACGGTGCAAGCAGTGTAATGCATTTTCTCTACCTGCACTCGTAGCTGCAAGTGTCCTCCTTCTTCAGTATTGATAAGCAAACGCAGAGAACATGAAACTACTCTTGCTGGCAGTGGTGATTCATGTTCTGTTCCTTCTGTCCATTTTCTACATCCACTTCCAATCGCCCATACTGAAGGGGCTACCGGATGGTGCGGAGCACGATCAACCCCCAGCGGATAGGTAAGGTGTTCCGGCTTGTTTGTGGCGAAACAGTTTCAACTAATGCAAGCGACTTCAATTCAGGCTGGTGCTATTCGTGGGTGATGGTTTGAGAGCGGAATCGTTTCTACGGCACGATCTCAACCGTACCCACTTTTTGCGGAACACACTTCTCCGGGAGGGCGTGTTTGGAATATCGAACACACGAGTTCCGACTGAATCACGCCCCGGCCATGCCGCATTACTGGCAGGTAAGGGAAAAATGTACCCGTTCACTCGTACACTGTTGATGTGAACGCTTGCTTTTAATTCCCCACAGGCGTCTATGAAGACCCAAGTGCAGTGTTCCGGGGATGGAAAGAGAATCCGGTCGAGTTTGATTCTGTGCTGAATCGGTCGAGCGTAAGCTACTGCTGGGGCAGTCCGGATATAGTGCACATGTTTTCGCGCGGTGCCACCCCCGGAAGGGTTCACGTGGCTGCGTACGATAGCAACGATGAAAGTTTCGCACAATCGGCCAACACCTCGCTGCTAGACATATGGGTGTTTGACCGGGTACGAGAGTTTCTGGCTGGTGAGCAACAAACGAAGGGTGGAGTTTTATCGCAGAAGAAAGTTGTGCTCTTTCTACATTTACTCGGACTGGACACGGCGGGCCACGTTCACAAGCCACACTCAGAGTGAGAAAAGCACGCGCAATATACATCGATTGTGGTGTTGCAAGAGTTCATTGTGCACCTTTTGCATTAGATTATTTACAGAAAATCTTATTACCGTCGACAAAGGCATTGAATCCATCGTGAAGCTGATAGAGCACGCGACCAAGAACGATGGTCGGACTGCGTACATCTTCACATCTGACCACGGTATGACCGATCAAGGGTCGCACGGTGCAGGGCATCCACACGAAACGGAAACACCATTTCTGGCTTGGGGTGCAGGTTTTAAGCAATGGAAGGAGGCGATCTCGGGGTCCGATTATAGGTGAACATACAGAGTTTTTGGCTCATTTCATCACTTATATTAATATATTCCCCCCCTCGTTTAGTAATGCGTTAGAGTTGGACGGGAAGAGCATCCCTGTACATCACCTTAACCAAGCGGATGCAGCACCACTGATGGCGGCAGTGCTTGGCATTGCGGTACCAAAGAATAGTTTAGGAAAGCTTCCACGCTCATTGCTGAACGTATCCGAGGTAAGCATTGTCCAGGTGATCTCGAAAAGTTGTATAGTACAATCACAATCTTTACTAGGAATACGCAGCATGGGCAATGCGTAATAATGCGGAACAGCTACTATCCCAATACCATCACTGGCAGCGGGAATCCGAGGGCAAAATGCTGCAATGGTTGGTGAGCACAAAGCAGACCAGCTTGAAGGTGTTGATCGAAGCGCTGCAGTCGGAGATTGCCGATGCAGATTACCGGAAAGATTACACCGAAGTGGTGCGTGTCTAAAGATAGCTTAAAGGGTTCGCAAAAATATCCAAATAACTCGTCTTTACTTGCAGCAATCTCTAACAAAAATGCTCATCGATACGGCGCTAAATGCTATCGAATATTTTCAAACCTACTACAAACCGCATCTGTACCTCGCGCTCACACTGACCATGTTAggttggttgctgttgcttgccAAGGAAACGTGTACACCGACTAACACCCGAATATTTGCCCTCAATCGAGCGGTTGCATTAACGGCAGTGGTCGTTGCGCTAACTGTTACGATTTTTAATATAGGTAGGTACAAAAATTAAGTATCTTATTGAACTAAAAGGATGAATAACTTACCTTTTTGGTTTCGTGTTGTAGCACAAAACACTCCGACCGTTGTTGTGTTATACTTTGTGCTTCCCGTCGTACTTTGGGGCTACATTGGAGCCCACTGGCGCCAGTACGCACCACTGCTGCAGGGGAAAGCAGCGATGTACTCGGCTGGTTTTATTATCGCCGCAGAAGCATTGGTAAGGTTCCTGTTTCCTTTCTATTCCGATTGCTTCTTAATCAGCTCTAATTTCTTCTGCACAGGTATGGGCGTTTATGGATCGTAGATTGTTAGCACCGTTGCTGTGGGTGCATTGTTTGATCGTGGTAAAACCACTCCTTGATAGGAAGCCATCGGATGCAAACAATCGCTGGATGGTACGGCATTGGATAGCGTTCAATCTGCTTCTGTCCGGGTTTTTCTTACTCCCAACCATTGGACGAGACAGTTCTAATGTGTATCTGCTGTGAGTAGCAACGGTCCAAAGCTAAGTGCGATCATTTCAATGAATATTCTATTCCCCTTGTGTGCAGGTGCATATCGATCTTCGCATGGACGGCTGTTAACACGATGATTGTACATCGTTCGAAGCATACTTCCTTGTTGAAGAGTATTGCTGTGCTGGTGCAACTACTCCAAGCAGCGAATTTGCTGTACCTGATTTTTCTCATCCAAGCATCAGCAAATGTACCGCAGTGGAGCAGATCGCTGTGTTGGGTGTTTTCAGGTAATGCTTCAAAATGCGTTTATTCCTCTACCCTGAATCATGCATACACTGCTTATCTTAAAGGACTTGGTTTGTTGGCTCCCTACTCGACGAGTACTTCCGTGTCGGATCGTATGCTGGCATTGTTCAGCGGTCTGAGCGGCCCTTACATGATGCTGTCGCTCTCCTACGAGCCCTTGTTCCTGCTGTGTTTCTGCTATACGCTCTATCTTTGGCTTAATGTGGAGAACTGCATGCGTAACAAAAGAATTGCGGTAAATGATAATGAAGCAAGTGATAAAAGCCTTCCACTCATTCTATTTTCGCCTTCCGTTATCCCATTTTAGCTGGATAGTTTCCACTATTGCTCATCCATTCAGGCAGAGGGAAGCAtcgattttaaaaatacacgCCTTACGTTTGGATTCGTACGTATTCGGACTGGGGAAAAAGCTTCTattgaacaatttttattCATATCTCTCTTCTATATTTACAGATGCTATTTCTGCTTGTATCCTTTTTTGGGACGGGCAATTTGGCCACCGTAAGCTCGTTCGATCCCAACTGGGTCCGATGCTTCGTCACGACGTTCTCACCCTTCACCATGATGGCATTGATTGTGTTCAAACTATTAGTACCAGTTCTGCTGCTTATCTGCGTTTTGAAAGCGATGGTCATCATCAGCTCGGTAAGACAATTGACAAGTTCAAGTATAAATAAGTTACGCACgcaagatttaaaaaaaacacttttctttctttacccCTCTTGGTTGactccacgcacacacacacacacaggtaccCAAGACGAAAATGTTCACTCTCACACTGATGGTGTGCGATTGGATGTGTATGAACTTCTTCTTCCTCGTGAAAAACAAAGGCTCGTGGATGGAAATTGGCTCCTCCATATCACACTTCGTCATCCTGGAGTGTACCACGATTGTGGTAATTATGATGTACGAACTGGCCCACTTCGTAACGGACGTAACGCTCACTACGAGCACTCCTGGGACGCGACCAGCGCAAGCATATGTGACCTCCTCACAGAGCCTTCCATACACCAATAAAGAAAGGGTTGAGTAGCAGCGGCAAACCTTAGCTGTGTTACGTGTAGTCCATGTCCTGCTCATCTGCACTTTTCAGCAAATGTTTCTGATGGCTTCTACGATGCGTTCCCAGCGCGCTACTCTTGGTGAAGCTTTTCCCGCAAAGGTTGCAAGCGTACGGTCGGTCGCCACTGTGAATGCGCCGGTGTGCTGTTAGATCGCATTGCTGTGTAAACTTTCGGCCACACTCCTCACACACGTACGGTTTCTCGCCCGTGTGCGTTCGCATGTGCAGCTGGAGTAGAAAGACGCGCCCGAACGCACGGTTGCATACCGTGCAGACGTGGGACTTTTCGTTCGTGTGCTGCAACATGTGCACCTTCAGGTTGCTCCCCTCGGTAAAGCGTTTGTCGCACACGGAACAAGCGTACGGCTTCATACCGGAGTGGCGTCGTTCGTGCAGATCCATGGCTGATGCAGTTTTGAACCGCTTATCACAGAACCGACAGCCGAACGGGCGTTCGCCGGTGTGCGTGCGCAGATGTATCGTCAGAGCGGATTGCGAGATCCACCGTTTGTTGCAGTACGAGCAGACGAGGGATTTTTTCTGCTGTGGCGCCACACCGGATGCAGGTTCCGTCGCCACTGCCGGCGTTCGTTTGCTAGTTTCACCTTCTGCGGGATGTTTGGCATCCCGTAAACACAATTTCTCGTGGGATTTTAGTACATCTTCACTGTTaaagtaaaagaaataaagattATCGAACGGTTTCCGAAAGGATGCAAAGTTTACCGTTAAAACATACCTTTTAAACATTTCTAAACATTTTTCACACGCTAAAATATTGTGCAATTGCAAGTGACGCGCGTAATGCTTCAAAGTAACAAAACTGGCACCACAATGATCGCAACTGTACTTAAAATCGAACGTCCTCGTAATGGTACCACTATCACTTTGCCGCGCATCCACACCATCGTCCCTATTTGCCTGGTCCATTATATGGTacagttcttcgtcttcctgTTTCAAAGTTCCATCCTCTAATATGTCATCATACAGTCCATCGGAAAGCGCGATTGTGCCGTCGGTAATGATCGTATCAATCGTGCTCATTGTTTCATGCTCATAATCCAGCTGCACTTGTACCGTCTCTTCCATAGACTCCGGCACAGGAACGGTTGATTGATGGTGCAGCTGTAACAACGTATCACCGGTTATTTGTGAACTACCGGCTTTTTGCGTCACAAATACTTTCGGTAGTTCCTCGTCGTAGTGTTCGGAACTGTCGATGGATTGCTCTTCCGCCAAGGTGATTTCTTCATACAAAGCTGCTTGGCCTTCGGATGCCTCAACCACGTAAGATACATCATCCTCCGGGTACGTCTCGGAAAGTGTGTCATTCCTTACCACCAGCGCGTCCGCATCTTCCTGTGCATCGCTTGTAATAAGATTCATCAGCAGATCGTTGGTTTTGCGGCAGCGCAACACAAAACGCTCAGCTATTGCCAGATCGTTTAGACAGTTGCCACAGATGTGCTTGGAAAAGGCGTCACGTTCTTGTATCTGCAAAAATAGACCCAGTGCAGTATTGAAATCACGAACGAAGAACGAACGTGTTAATCTTTACCTCTATTGCTCCATTTCGACTGATTAGGTCGctgattttcatttcaaattcatCCAAAATGTCGAACACATAGACCATATCCTTGTCTTCCAGCAGGCAGCAGCGACAGGCGGCAGGTAGTATCACTTCTCCTTCCATGTTTTACTATCCCTTCTAGTTAAATAACATTAGCAAAGCAAGACGGATATGGCCATTAGCACAAATTAACTattttagttaaaaaaaaacacgttctGGCGCGGCGTCGACACGGCGTTTGTTTATGCTTTGATGCGGTTTGTGATGTGGTTGTTGTGACAGGATGCGCAAAATGACAGATTGGTCAGCAAAACGGGATGCTTTCACGCACAACCGTATAAAACATTCGataaagagtaaaaaaatatgGTTTAGCTCTGTAcaacaaatcaataattttgaattattttttaacttcCTTTTATCATGAAATCTAAAAAAATGgtgaattttaatgttttactgTTGTGTCAATTTGGACCAACAATAAGGGCTTGTTTCACGCAGCACCCAACGGAAGCCCTgttcaaaaccaaaacaaacgtttCCGAAAACGCGCGTCATAAGGTGCGCGAGCTGCCTGGCTGGAAATAAATTCCGGACAAAATGGAAGATTCTCGTTACCTACCGAATCAAAGCGAACTGAACGCGGTGCAAGATGACGAGCTACGCCAGGAACTGCTAAAGTACTACCGAAGTTCGCTTATCATTGGCTTGCTCAAGCAATCCGACGCTCCCATATCAATAGAGAGCCGGGCGCTACTGTCCGTGTACAAACACGAAGGTGAACTGCCTTTGGGTAAGTACATCCTGATCCTTCCTTTGCACGATTTGCACGAATCTGTGAACTACAACCAACCGCTCTCCGTTGCGCAGGACTGGATCACATACGCAACGTGGACATAAGCTACCATGAACGGATGGCGATCGGCAAGTACATCGAAAGCAAGATCACCGAGCAAGTGCGACCGTTTGTGGAGAAAGCAAAACGGTACTGCGGTGGCAATCTAGAGGAGCTGTCCGCTTCCCAATTTCAGGAGCAGTACCGCAATCTGCAGCTCGATCGTGAACGTCAAGAATTGACGGAAAAGCTAGCACAGCTTAAAGCACGCAAATTGCATCTAATGAAAGCGTGTGCTGACATTCGTACCGGACCGTTCCAGCGGAACAACGTCGAACTGAAGCATGCCGAGGCGCGTTCTATGCAAACGAAAACTGAGTAAGTACCAACTAACAACAATATGTGGTATAAGA contains:
- the LOC120895936 gene encoding zinc finger protein 271-like isoform X1 yields the protein MEGEVILPAACRCCLLEDKDMVYVFDILDEFEMKISDLISRNGAIEIQERDAFSKHICGNCLNDLAIAERFVLRCRKTNDLLMNLITSDAQEDADALVVRNDTLSETYPEDDVSYVVEASEGQAALYEEITLAEEQSIDSSEHYDEELPKVFVTQKAGSSQITGDTLLQLHHQSTVPVPESMEETVQVQLDYEHETMSTIDTIITDGTIALSDGLYDDILEDGTLKQEDEELYHIMDQANRDDGVDARQSDSGTITRTFDFKYSCDHCGASFVTLKHYARHLQLHNILACEKCLEMFKSEDVLKSHEKLCLRDAKHPAEGETSKRTPAVATEPASGVAPQQKKSLVCSYCNKRWISQSALTIHLRTHTGERPFGCRFCDKRFKTASAMDLHERRHSGMKPYACSVCDKRFTEGSNLKVHMLQHTNEKSHVCTVCNRAFGRVFLLQLHMRTHTGEKPYVCEECGRKFTQQCDLTAHRRIHSGDRPYACNLCGKSFTKSSALGTHRRSHQKHLLKSADEQDMDYT
- the LOC120895936 gene encoding zinc finger protein 271-like isoform X2, producing the protein MEGEVILPAACRCCLLEDKDMVYVFDILDEFEMKISDLISRNGAIEIQERDAFSKHICGNCLNDLAIAERFVLRCRKTNDLLMNLITSDAQEDADALVVRNDTLSETYPEDDVSYVVEASEGQAALYEEITLAEEQSIDSSEHYDEELPKLHHQSTVPVPESMEETVQVQLDYEHETMSTIDTIITDGTIALSDGLYDDILEDGTLKQEDEELYHIMDQANRDDGVDARQSDSGTITRTFDFKYSCDHCGASFVTLKHYARHLQLHNILACEKCLEMFKSEDVLKSHEKLCLRDAKHPAEGETSKRTPAVATEPASGVAPQQKKSLVCSYCNKRWISQSALTIHLRTHTGERPFGCRFCDKRFKTASAMDLHERRHSGMKPYACSVCDKRFTEGSNLKVHMLQHTNEKSHVCTVCNRAFGRVFLLQLHMRTHTGEKPYVCEECGRKFTQQCDLTAHRRIHSGDRPYACNLCGKSFTKSSALGTHRRSHQKHLLKSADEQDMDYT
- the LOC120905613 gene encoding uncharacterized protein LOC120905613, whose translation is MEDSRYLPNQSELNAVQDDELRQELLKYYRSSLIIGLLKQSDAPISIESRALLSVYKHEGELPLGLDHIRNVDISYHERMAIGKYIESKITEQVRPFVEKAKRYCGGNLEELSASQFQEQYRNLQLDRERQELTEKLAQLKARKLHLMKACADIRTGPFQRNNVELKHAEARSMQTKTELLQKLVANEILNCTPHAVKAVNEVTANINTLLGNGE